Part of the Halorhabdus utahensis DSM 12940 genome, TGGTGCCGGACCTGGGACCAGCGGCACTGAAATATTTCTCCCGGCCAACCGCTCATGGGAAGGCCATGGCGAACAGCGTCGGACTCGTCACCGCGAACCGAGGGTGCCAATCAGGGTGGGCTCGCGTCGTCCGCTTCGACGGCGAGTGCCCACTGTTCGAGCCACTCCCGAAGGCCTGAATCGGGAACGGTCAGCGAGTGGGTGTTCTCCGGGAGTTGCGGGTAGCCGCCGACTGCTTCGTGGTCAGGAATCCAGTAGTCGTACGGCGATTCGGTGTCTGGATCGCCAGCGCGGGTTTCGATCTCGGAGATGATCCGTGAGTCGTCCTCGGTGCGATCGGCCGGGCGTGCGCCAGCGTAATTCAGGTTGTGGTTCTCGACGTCGCTCGAGTCCATCGCGGAGAGCCCATCGGGCCACAGCGGCCGAGACGATAGCTCGGACGTGTCGCCGGTCAGCGGCGTCGACGTGGGATCGGTAACGTTGTCCGCCAGATAGGCGGTGCCGTCTTCGATCACCGTGTCCTCGAGGTCCTGGGGGACGTAGACGTTCCCGACGATAGACGCTTCCGTGTCGCCGTCCATGTTCGTCGCCTCGTTGAAGAAGTACATCACGTTGTTGGCGAGGGCGGATCGAGTCCCACTTTTGAGCCGTGGGACCCGGCCACGGACCTTCGCCCAGACGTTACCCAGCAGCGCGACGTTCTCAGCGCCGTCACCGATGAGCGTCCCGTAGTTGTGATCGGCGCCGTCGTCGTAGGGATCGTACAGCCCCTCGTAGATGAGACAGTTCGTGTAGGTCGTCCGGTCGGTGTCGTACCCGACGGACATGCACTCGTCAGTACCCCACGAGGCCGAGACGTGATCGACGACGTTGTTGGTGGTGTCATCCTGCGTGTTGACCGCGTCGTTGCTCTGGATGCTGCCCTCGGACCCCGGTCCATGACGGGACCGAATGTGCTGGACGACGCAGTCGTTTGCGTCGATCTGGAGCTGGCCTTTGATGAACGTAATCCCGGGCGAGGGCGCGGTCTGGCCCGCGACCCAGCACTTGTCCTCGGTAATCGCCAGTTCCTCACCGCCGAGGTCGATGGTCCCGCTGGTCTCGAAGACGATCACGCGCGGGCCAGAAGTGCTGAACGCACGTTCGACCTCGCTGCGGGTGGCGTTCTGGATCCGAATGACTTGCGTACTGTCGTCCAGCCACGGTGCCGGATCGGCGAACCCGTCCGACGGGTCGAAGTATGATCCGCCGGCGGTGTCAGTGCTGGTCGATGTACTGAACATCGTCGCCGAGCCAGTGACCGGATCACCGTCGCTCGCGTCCCCAATCGCCCGGAACTCGTAGGCGGTATCCGGATCGAGGCCGGAAAGTGTCTCGCTAAACGATCCCGTCGAGGACAGCGTCTGCGCCGCGGTCGTGGACCACGAGGCACTGTCGCGCGCACGGTATTCGAAGGCGACCTCGACTGACGTGGCCCCACCGAGGTCTGTGAGTGAACCTGACAGCGTCGCCGAATGTGTTCCGACGTTCGAGACCGAACCCGTCGAAACCACTGGATCAGCATCGCCGGGGTCGCGTTCGTGGGTGACGCTCCCCGAAATGTCCGGATCGCCGATGTCCCGGTTGTCCGTCGGCGCGAGTCCCGACAGTTCCGAAAATTCGGCCCTACACAGCGTGCCCGAGTTGTGGCTGGTGACCGCCAGCCCGACGTAAGCGGTCTCGGAGACGGATACCCGCGAGTCATCCAGAGCGGCGATCAGCGTCCAGTCGCTCCCATCGGTGGACGCGTAGGCCTCGATGACGTCGCCGGTCCGGACCAGTCGCTGATACTGTGCAGGCATCGTCCCACCCGCGATCTCGCGTTCGTCCTCGCCGACAGCGGCGGTCGTACTCGTGGTTTCCGCACCCGCGCCCTCACGCCACTGGAGCGACGTTTCGTGGCCCGGGGTTTTCCTGACCATCGCGTTCACCGCGTCGGCGGACAGCGACTCACGGACCATCAACCCGGTCTTGGCCCATTCATCGGTGTCGTCGAGACTGTCCACGCTGACCGCCACGTCGAAGTCGCCCTCAACCGGCGCGTAGTAGAAATGGCCCTCGTCGGCCTCGTTCCAGATGTCTGCACCGCCACCCTCGACGGTGACGACGCCGGACCCGCCACCCCCGACCGAGGTCCTGAACGTGTTGACGGAACCGGTGTCGGTATCGCCGTCGCTTGCCGTCGAAACCGCCCGGAACTCGTAAGCGGTGCCCGGTTCGAGTCCAGTAATGGGTTTGCTGTAGGACCTGGTCCTGGACAGGGTCTGAGTCCCCACATTCTGCCAAGATCCCCCCGTGCGCTCCCGATACTCAAAGGAGACGGTCGCCGAGGACGCGCCACCGAGGTCGTCAAGTGACCCCGAGACGGTCGCCCGGTTGCTCGCGACGGTCGACGCCGACCCCGTCGAGACGACGACGCTCGTGTCGGTGTCGGTACGTTCCGAGACACTGCCTGGAACAGTCACGTCCCCGACGTCAATGTTACTCGCGAGTGAGATGCCCGAAAGGTTCGAGAACGTTGCCGTACAGAGCGTGCCTTCCTCGCCGCTACAGACTGCCAGCCCGACGTACGCCGACTCGGCGAAGTCGATGTCGCTCGGCGAGATGGCAGCGATTCGCGTCCAGTTCGAGCCATCCGTCGATCCGTAGGCCTCGATGGTATCGCCGTCGCGGACGAGTCGTTGCCAGGTCGCAGGCATTGTGCCGCCGGCGACCTCGCCCTCGTCGCTCCCGCCCTCGGACGTCGTACTGACCATCTGGTCACCGTCGTCCGAACGCCACTGGAAGGATGTCTCGTGGCCAGGTGTCTGTCGAACCATCGCCGTCTCGGCGTCGGCGTTCAACGTCTGGCGGACCATCAACCCAGCTTTCGCCCACTCGTCGGTCCCTTCCTGTGAGGTTACCTTCACGATGACGTCGAAGTCGCCCGAGACCGCCGTATAGTAGTACTGAAACGCGTCGGCCGCGTCCCAGATATCGTCACCGCCACCTTCGATCGTGATCGGTGTCGCTGCCCTCGCAGGATTGACCGCATTCGTTTCCCCCAGTGCCCCGATGCCCCCTGCCCCAAATGCACGCAGGAACGTGCGTCGGCTGTGCTCTATCATTCAGCAATCCAGTTCAAATTGTCTTATAAAACTATATAAAAGTGTCTGTTGCGGGCTGGTCCCGCTGACACCCGCCGGCAAACCGGGCAACCCAGAATAGAGATCTGGCAGGCGATGGTGACAGCATTGTAGTTCTGTACGGGGAGCCGACAGTGAAGCGGCTATGCACGGAGCGCGGTACCGTCGGGTACTCTCGCAGTCCGGAAAGGAATCTGCGAACAGACGAGGGGCCAGTGCCACCAAACCAATGTTTATTGGGTAGGCATTCAACTGGTATAGTATGGCAGATGTACTTGTCGTCGGCGGCGGTCCCGCCGGCCTGAGCGCCGCACTGTTCACCGCGAAAAACGACCTCGAAACGATCGTCTTCGACACCGACGAGACCTGGATGCACAAGGCCCACCTGTTCAACTACCTCGGCATCGACTCGATGGACGGCAGCGAGTTCATGGATGTCTCTCGCGAGCAGGTCGAAAGCTTCGGCGTGCAACGCAACCAGGGCGAGGAAGTCACCGCTGTCGAGGACGCCGGGGACGGGTTCACCGTCACGACTGACGCGGGCGAATACAACGCCGACTACGTCGTCCTGGCAACCGGTGCCGACCGATCACTTGCCGCGGAACTCGGCTGTGCGACCACCGAAGAGGGCATCGTCGACGTCTCGGTCAACATGGAGACCAGCGTCGAGGACGCCTACGCAACGGGCGCGATGGTTCGCGCCGAGGAGTGGCAGGCGATCATCGCCGCCGGCGACGGCGCAGCAGCGGCGCTGAACATCCTCAGCAAAGAGAAGGGCGAACATTATCACGACTTCGACGTGCCCGCCGACGCGGAGTAATCGACTTCTCGATCCGATCGACGAGGTCGACTTCTCGAACTGAACGACCGTGGCGCTCGATCGGTTTTTCGTTTCCCTCGGCACAGCGGCGGCCCTTCCCAGACGAGTGAAAAATCGACTCGACAGAAACGATCGACTTACGCGAGCGGTTCGACGAGGTCTTCGAGGGCCGCGCGCGGGTCGTCGGCCTTGGCAACACCGCTTGCGAGGAGGACGCCCGTCGCGCCAAGCTCGCCCGCGGACTCGACATCGTCGCCGGTCGAGATCCCGGCTCCACAGTACACTTCGACATCTTCGTCGACAGCTTCGGCCGCCTCGACGGCGTCGGTTACGATGTCGGGGTCGCCCGTCGCGACGGAGACATCACCGCCGATGAGTTCCGGCGGCTCGACGGCGACCGAGTCCGGGCCGAGCGCGGTCACGGCCCCGATCTGTGCGGGGTTGTTCGCACACACGCAGGTTTCGAGGCCGGCGCGCTCTGCGGCCTCGACGGAGCCGTCGATGTCTGCGAGTTTGAGTCGGTTCTCGGAGTGGTTGATCAGCGTGCCGACCGCGCCGGCATCGGCGACGGTTTCGGCGAGCGTGTGGCCGGTATTGCTACCATACTCGATCGAGTCAACGTGCTGGGCCCACGTTTCGACGCCGGTATCGGCGACGCGCGCGATGTCGGCATCCTGGGCGGCGACGCCGATGCGGACGCCCGACTCGTCGCTGACGTCCTTGGCGGCTTTGGCGACTTCGACGGGATCACACGGGTACGTCTTGAGATTGACGAGAACGAACATTGCAGCTACGGATTCTCTGAGCGCAGGAAAATAGGTTTCGAAGCAGACCCAGCCGCGCTGTCCCGACCCTGAAACAGTGGGCATTAAGAGACTGCTACTCGAAGTACGAGCCGACCACCGTGACCGACGGAACTGAGCGGACGACGGTACTCATCGTCGAAGACGAACAGCACCTTGCCGATCTCTACGCCGAATACCTCCCTGAAACGTACGACGTCCGGACCGCGTACAACGGTGCGGATGCACTCGAGATACTCGAAGAACCGATCGACATCGTGTTGCTGGACAGGAGGATGCCCGTCATGTCCGGCAACGAGGTGCTCGCGTCCATCGAAGAGCGGGGGATCGAGGTCAGAGTCGCGATGGTGACGGCCGTCGATCCTGACTTCGATATCATCGACCTTGGTGTCGACGATTACGTCGTCAAGCCGGTCAGCAAAGACACGCTCATCGGCGTCGTCGAGCGCCTCGAGACGGTCTCTGCATACAACGACCAACAGAAGCGACTCACGGCAAAGAAACTCAAACGAAACGTCCTCGAGGTCGAGAAGGCCCGACCGGAGTTAGAAGCGAGCGAACGATTCAGCGAGCTCGAAGCGGAGATCGACGAACTCGAAGCCGAGGTCCAGGCCCTCGAAACGGAGATCACTGAATCGACGATCGAACGCTGACGGGTTTTTTGATCGGCAGCCGAATCAGGAATCCTTTCGTTCGACGACGTCACCGAGCGTGTACTCGCCGACTGCCGAGCCACTGTCCCAGTCAGCATCATCGTCCGTGCCGCCGCTCTCTGTGAGTTCGATGTCCAGAGCACGTTCGAGCTTTTGCTGGACGTCGTCGCTCGGGAGATGGTCACCGTGCTCCAATTTTCGAATGAGGCTGGCTTTCTCGTTGAGTTGATCAGCGAGTTCTTCCTGGCTCATGTCGGCTGCTTCACGGGCCGATCGGATCCGCTGATCGAAGTCCTGGACGAGTTCGTCCATCTCGTCAAACATGTCTCGACGGCTACCGCCCCCGGAGGACCCCCCGGACCCACCGCCACCGCTGGCCGAGCCCGAACTGCTGGAACTGGACGAACCCGACGAATCCGTCGAGTACTTCGTGGACGCACTCGAGGACTCCTGGGTCCGCACTTCCGTGCCGAAGTCGGCACACTCATCACAGACGTCCAACTCCGCACCCTCCACCTTGACGGTGTTCGGCGCAGCCGTCTCGGCCCCGCACATCTCACATTGAACCATGTGAGAGGGTTACTTGCCCCGGGGCATAAATCGCACGCCCCACGTACAGCATGCGGATGCTGCCGCTTTCCCTACCCTCATGGCCGTCTGTAGCCGACTCACACCAATGTCATCGACGCAGACCGAGTCGCCCGTCGAACGGTTCGTCACGTCCCTCGAGGAACTCGACGTGACCTGGACCCGAACGGACGCTGATGCCGTCGAATCGACCGTCGCTGAGTTACTCGATGAACCGGCTGTCGGGATCCCGATCCCGATCGACGGGGCGTCGCTGCCGTCAGCTGTCGACACCGATCCCGATCCGGCTGCCGTCCGGGCAGCCGCCACCGGAGTGACACCCGCGACACTCGGGATCGCAGACTACGGCAGCGTTTTGTTGCCGTCAGACGACCACGGGTCGGGGTTGCTGAGCCTCTTTCCGGAGACCCACATCCCCGTCGTCAGCGAGCGCGACGTCGTGGGGACGATGGCCGACGCCTTCGGGGAACTCGGCCCGCAGCTCCGGGACGACCGGGGCGACGTGATCATCGCCACCGGGCCGAGCGCGACCTCGGACATGGGAGAGATCGTCCGTGGCGTCCACGGACCGACAGACGTCCACGTCGTCATCGTCGAACAATGAGCGGGAAAACGTCCAAACGCGATGCGACAGGCACATCGAAGCGTGCCAAAGCGGCGAAGATCCGGGAGATTATGGAGCAGGAAGGCGCGGCTATCGAGACGAACACCCAGGGCTTCAACGACGGCCGCTACGAGTCGGTCGCCCGCCTCGAGGACTACCAGGGACTCAAAGACGAGGCCCGCGCGATCAAGGAGGACGCGATCGATCGGCTGCCGGAACTCATCGAGGAACTTCGGGATAGCGTCGAGGAAAACGGCGGCACAGTCTATCTCGCCGAGGACGAAGCCGAGGCCAACGAGTATATCGAATCGGTCGTCGCCGACGCGGACGGCGAGCTCGTCGCCAAGAGCAAGTCGATGACGACCGAGGAACTCGAGGTCAACGAGCATCTCGAAGCAGCGGGCGTCGACGTCGTCGAAACAGACCTCGGTGAGTGGGTCCTCCAGGTCGCCGAGGAGGCCCCCTCGCATCTGGTTGCGCCGGCCATCCACAAGTCCCGCGACGAGATTGCCCGACTGTTCGAGGAACGCTTTGACCCCGACGTTCCCCTCGAGACGGCCGAAGACCTCACGAACTTCGCCCGGGAGCAACTCGCCGACGACATCGCAAACGCTGACGTCGGCATGACGGGCGCGAACTTCCTGACGGCCGATTCAGGAACGATGGCGCTCGTGACGAGTGAAGGCAACGCCCGCAAAACCGTCGCCAGTACGGAGACACACGTCGCGGTCGCGGGCGTCGAGAAGATCGTTCCCAGCGTCGAGGACCTCCAGCCGTTCGTCGAGTTGATCGGCCGCTCGGGCACCGGCCACGACATCACCTCCTACGTCTCGCTGTTGACGCCGCCGATCGACGCGCCGACCTTCGACGGTGATGCCTTTGGCGATCCGGACGACCGGGAGTTCCACCTCGTCCTCGTCGACAACGGTCGGATGGCCATGCGCGACGACGAGGACCTCGAAGAGACACTGTACTGCATCCGGTGTTCGGCGTGTGCGAACTCGTGTGCCAACTTCCAGCAGGTCGGCGGCCACGCCTTCGGCGGCGAGACCTACACCGGCGGGATCGCCACCGGCTGGGAGGCCGGCATCGGCGGCGAGGAGAGTGCCGAGGAGTTCAACGATCTCTGTACCGGCTGTAGTCGCTGTACGGAGGCCTGTCCGGTCGGCATCGACATCCCCTGGATCAACACGGTCGTTCGCGACCGGCTCAACCGGGGCGACGATCCGGGTGCGTTCGATCACCTCGTCTCGGGATTGACGCCGGATCCAGAGCCTGCCGGGCTTGACCTCCAGAAGCGCTTTTTCGGGAACTTCGCGACCGTCGCGAAACTCGGGAGCGCGTTCGCCCCGCTGTCGAACTGGGCTGCCGAACTCCCGCCATCGCGTTGGATCGCCGAGAAACTGCTGGGAGTGGATCGCCGTCGCGAGATGCCGAAGTTCACACGTGGCACGCTTCGCAAGTGGGCAAAAGGGCGAGAACCACCAGCGGATCCCGATCGCGAGGTCGTCCTGCTGGCGGACACCTACACGAACTATATGCACGTCGAGCGCGGGAAAGCGACGGTCCGGGCGCTTGAGGCACTCGGCACTGAGGTCCACATCGCGGATGTCTCCGAGAGCGGTCGGGCCGCCCTCTCCCAGGGGATGATCGCGACGGCCCGCGAACAGGCCGAAGCAGTCGCCGACTCGCTGGATCCCCATCTGGATGCTGGCCGCGACATCGTCATGGTCGAGCCCAGCGACCTCGCGATGCTCCGGAATGACTACGAACGGTTGCTCGACACAGAGACGTTCGACCGGATCGCCACGAACAGCTATGAAGTGCTGGAGTACGTCTACGGCCTCGTCGAGAACGGGGCCGACATGGGCGCGCTCGCGGACGGCCACGGCGAGGAGATCGCGTATCATAGCCACTGTCAGCAACGGACACTCGGGCTCGATGCGCACACCGAAGCGATCCTCGATCGGCTGGGCTTCGATCTTGCCACCTCCAAAGTCGAGTGCTGTGGCATGGCCGGCTCCTTTGGCTTCAAACAACAGTACTACGACGTGAGCATGGCCGTCGGTGACGACCTCCGCGAGCAGTTCACGACGCCCGAGACCGAGGATCGGACGGTCGTTGCGAGCGGAACGTCCTGTCACGACCAGTTGACGGATCTACTCGAACGGAAGGTCACGCATCCGATCGAGTTGATCGCACCCGCGGAGTGAACAGACCCAGCGCTGGCGCTGGCCGCGGTGTGGGCCACGTTCTCTGTAGATCGACAGGAGAGTCTCGGCAGAACTCGGCGGCATTCGGTACTCTCGGCCGTATCGGTCGGTTCGACGGAAAAACGAGAGACTGAGAAGCGTCACCAGGAGATGACCGGCAGCGAGAACGACTCCCGAAGCGTCACGGTACCGGTCGCGTCCTCGTGGACGACTACCGCGGTGTCGAAGTCCCCGGCCAGCGGCGAGGTCGACAGTTCGTATTCGACGCCCGTCAGTACCTGTGCACAGATACCGTCCCGATACGTTTCCTGCACGGTGAACGCGACGGTGTCGGGGTCCAGACGATCGACGCCCACCAACTCGGCACCGACGCAACTGTTCCGCCCGGCGATCGACCCCTGGAACACGGCCTTTGCCGGTGAGGCGTCGACCAGCTCCACGTCGTCTTCGTGATCGGTAGCCGAGCGACCGATGACGTCGAAATCAGTCCGGTAGGGCCATTGGGGCTTGTCGGTCGGGCCGTGATGGCGCCGACTGTCGCGGTCGGACTCCGCGGCAGCGACACCGGAAACGCCAGTCACCAGGGCAGCTGTACTCCCGATCGATCGGAGGAAATCACGACGTTCCATACGTCGGCAGATATGACAGTCGAAATTGTAAAAATTCGATCTTATCGGCAAGATAATCAGTCGTCGGTCAGTCACCCGGATTCGGGTATCTACGGAAGCACGTATTCACCAACGGCGTCGTTGCGGTGGACTCCGGGGCGGCAATTCCGTGACAACACGATCGCCTGAAGGGATTCCGAACGCTGAAATCCTCGCAACGACGAGGATCCCAACGGTCTGTCGTCCCGATATCGGAGATCCATGTTGCCCTGTGCACCCGAACGGCCTCGACACAATGGATGCCCGGGACCGTTCTCGACGGCCTTGACCGGACTGGCTCGCATTTGCCACACGTGGAGGGCTCGTCAATACATTGATAATCCATCAGAAAGATATCCGGACTCGTGTCCATGGGCGCTGCGGAGAACGCCACGGCCGATCGAGGGCCCGTAGTAGCCGGCGTGATCGTGAGTGTGGGCTCGGCGACACTGGTAGCGCTGATAGCGAGCGGGATCGTGTCGCCCTTCTCGATATTCTCGCTGGAAATAGCTGTGATGCTCGCCGTGATCGGCTGGCTCGGGGGCGTCCGCAACGTTTGATCGGCTCGAGAAGTCCGGACAGGTGACAGACCAATCCCTCTGTCAGAAGAGTGCCCAAACCTATGTACTTTCTTCGCCAGGGTCCGAGCCGTTCCCGGCGAGGTCGCCCATGGCGTAGTAGAACCGCTGGAGTGCGGTAAGATGACCGACGACGGCGAAGACGACCAGCAACCAACCGATCACCGACAGCCCGGAGACCGGGTCGGTCACGACAGCAGCAAGGAGGGCTCCAAACCCCATGAGTGCGAGGCGATCGGCACGTCCGAGCAGCCCGCCGTAGACGCGGTCGAGGCCGACGGCCTGGGCCTGTGTTCCGAGATACGAAGTCATCAACACGCCCGTGATGGCGGCCACGCCGAGGTCCCAGCGGTCGATCCCGGCCGCGAGGCCAACGAGCAACAGCAGATCGGCGTAGCGGTCGAAGACGTGATCGAGCAGGTCGCCGGCCGACGAGTCGGTACCGAGTTCACGGGCGATCCCGCCATCAAGTAGATCCAGCCAGCCATTCGCGAAGACCAACCCGGCAGCCCCGACGTACCAGACTGGCTCGGATCCGCCGAGATAGAACGCCCCGGCCGCTCCGCCCGCCACGAGAAGCGCGAGGACGCTGATGAAATTCGGCGTCAGGCCGAGCCGAACGCTAGCGGCAACGAACGGCGCGAGCAGCCGATCGGAGAGCGGTCGCAGTTGATCCAGTGTCATAGGTACTCGATGTAGGAAACGACACCTGGATTCGGTTCACAATCCCCCGCGATCACCGACTCGATCTCGGTGGCGACAGCATCCGGCGACCGGTCGGTCGTCTCGATCTCGTAGACGCTATCGGTCCCGTGTCGATCAACGGCTTCAGTGAGGACCACGTCCAGCGCTTCGCTTTCGGCGTTCTCGGTTGCGCTCGCTGGCGACTCGCCACGCTCCCGGAGTCGCTGCTCGATCGTCTCAGGATGACACCGCAGGACGATTACCCGGTCTGCGGGGACGTGATGCGCGAGGTGACTTTCGATAAGTACGTCGTCGCGCCCGTCGAGCCACGATTCGACGGCGTCGAGATCCGCGATCGTCGAGCCGCGATCGTCGTCGACGCCCTGGGTGAACCCCTCGCGGTCGATTACCTGATTGAGGTGGATCACGTCGAGGGCGTCGATCTGCTCGCTCGCAGTGGTCTTGCCCGTCCCCGGGGTTCCGGTCACGGCGACGCGCACCTTAGAGCACCTCGTTGATCGTCTCGACGGCCCGCCTGGTTTCCTCACGCGTACCACACGAGACACGGATGTGCTCGGGTAACCCGAAGCTCGAACAGTCCCGGACGATCACGCCGCGTTCCTTCGTTGCCTGGGCGACCCGGCTGGCGTCGCCGACTTCGACGAGGACGAAGTTCCCGCCGGTCTCGTAGGTCTTCGCGTCGAGGTGCTCGTAATAGTACTCCCGGCCCCACTCGACGAGGTCGGTGATCGCGTCGACGTGTTCGTCGTCTTCGAGCGCGGCAAGGCCGGCCCGGCAAGCGATCTCGCTAGCCGAGAAAGGCGTGTTGATCCGCTCGTAGGCGTCGGCCCACTCCGCGGGCGTGATGGCGTAGCCCAACCGGAGTCCAGCGAGGCCGTAGACCTTCGAGAACGTCCGGACGACGGCGACATCGTCGCGCGCTTCGACCAGTTCGACGGCGCTGGGCCGATCGGCGAACTCGTTGTAGGCCTCGTCGACGACCACCAGCGTCCCGTCGTCCGTCCGCTCGGCGATCTCCTCGACCTCGGCGAGCGAGACTGTCGATCCGGTCGGATTGTGCGGACTCGTGAGGTAAATCATCCGCTCGCCATCGTAGGCATCCAGAATCCGATCCGGCGACTGCTTGAAGCCGTCGGCCTCGACGAGCGGGTAGGTGTGGACCTCGCCGTGGTGATACCGGACGCTCATCGAGTGATAGGTAAAGTCCGGATCGGGGACGAGCGCGGCCTGTCCGGGATCGATCATGGCCCGGGCCAGACAGTCCATCGCGCCGTCGCCGCCGTTGGCGAGCCAGATCTGTTCGGGCGTGACGCCCCAG contains:
- the hisC gene encoding histidinol-phosphate transaminase produces the protein MDTRDLSSHTIYRAGRGIEETARELGVDPEELIKLSSNENALGPSPKAVEAIREHAEALHSYPKASHADLGEALAERWGVTPEQIWLANGGDGAMDCLARAMIDPGQAALVPDPDFTYHSMSVRYHHGEVHTYPLVEADGFKQSPDRILDAYDGERMIYLTSPHNPTGSTVSLAEVEEIAERTDDGTLVVVDEAYNEFADRPSAVELVEARDDVAVVRTFSKVYGLAGLRLGYAITPAEWADAYERINTPFSASEIACRAGLAALEDDEHVDAITDLVEWGREYYYEHLDAKTYETGGNFVLVEVGDASRVAQATKERGVIVRDCSSFGLPEHIRVSCGTREETRRAVETINEVL